The Haloplanus sp. CK5-1 genome segment GCGTCTCGGCGACGATGGGGTCGATCAACTTCATCGCGACCATCCTCACCGAACGCGGCGATAAGGTGACGTGGGCCAACCTCGACATCTTCTCGTGGACCATCCTCACCCAGTCGGGGCTGATCCTCTTTGCCTTCCCGCTGCTGGGAAGCGCGCTGATCATGCTCCTCCTCGACCGGAACCTCGGGACGACCTTTTTCGCCATAGAGGCCGGCGGGACGATGCTGTGGCAACACCTGTTCTGGTTCTTCGGTCACCCGGAGGTGTACATCCTCGTCATCCCGCCGATGGGCATCGTTAGCTACGTCCTCCCGCGGTTCTCCGGACGGCGGTTGTTCGGATTCAAGTTCGTCGTCTACTCCACGCTCGCCATCGGCGTGCTCTCGTTCGGCGTCTGGGCCCACCACATGTTCGCCACCGGCATGGACCCCCGACTGCGCGCGTCGTTCATGGCGGTGTCGATGGCCATCGCCATCCCCTCGGCGGTGAAGACGTTCAACTGGATCACGACCCTCTGGAACGGGAAGATCCGCCTGACGACGCCGATGCTGTTCTGTGTCGGCTTCGTCTCCAACTTCATCCTCGGTGGCGTCACCGGCGTCTTCCTGGCATCGATCCCGGTCGATCTGGTGCTCCACGACACGTACTACGTCGTCGGGCACTTCCACTACGTCGTCATGGGAGCCATCGCCTTCGCCGGCTTCGCCGGCCTCTACTACTGGTTCCCGATGTTCACCGGGCGGATGTACCAGCGCCGCCTCGGGAAGATCCACTTCTGGACGTGGATGATCGGGTCGAACATCACGTTCCTCGCGATGATCGTTCTGGGCTACGGCGGGATGCCCCGACGGTACGCCACGTACCTGCCCCAGTTCGCCACCTTCCACCAGGTGGCGACCCTCGGCGCGGTGCTGATGTTCATCGGCGGCCTCGTCTGGACGTACAACTTCGTCGTCTCGTGGCTGGAAGGTCCCAAGGTTCAGGACGGCGACCCGTGGAACCTCCGCGACGACGGCATGTACACCAACGAGTGGCAGTGGTTCGAGAACCAACAGGAGACGGCCCTCGCCGACGGCGGCGACGAAGAGGAAGCGGTTACGGACGGCGGCACGACCGAAGCGAAAGCGGAAGCCGAAGACTGAGGCCGCGCTGTTTTTTTACGTCGCGAGCAGGATTCCGGTGACGAACATCAGGAGTGCGATCCCGCCGAGGATGAGTCCGAGGAGGTCCGTATTGCTCATGGCTCGGAGGACGGCGCGTACGGGCAAAGGCCCATCGGTCGGAAGGGAAAGCGCTAATTCGCCGGGACACCTACCCGACGTCGTGCCCGAGACGCAGACGCCCTTGAACGGTCGTCGGTTCGTGTTGTTCCTCTACGCCGCCATCGTGCTCATCGCCGGAGCACTCGGGTTCATCCTCGGCGAGGTCGTCGACATGGGGGCCGCACCCCGGCTCTTCTTCCTCGTTCCCCTCCCACCGACCGGCGTCGGGTTCGCCGTCTACGGCGTGGGGACCGTCGCGGTCGCACTCGGGCTTCCGCTGTCGCTCGTCGCCGTCGTCTCGCGACGCGACGATGGATAAAGACCTTTGAGCGTGGCAACCACACGACCGGACATGTACCACGTCGTGATCGGTGTCGACGACAACGAGCAGCGAGCGGTTGCGTGTGCGCGCGCGGCTGCTGACCTCCCCGGAGATGTCTCGGACAAGCGTGTGACGATCATCCACAGTTTCACCGACAACCCCACCGGTGCTTCCGCGACCCAGATCGGTTCCGTCCGCGAGGCGATGGAGCTGCTCGAAGAGCGCGGTGTCGACGTGAAGGTGACCGAGTCGAGCGGCGATCCGGCCGATCAGATCCTCGACGTCGCGGAGAGCGAGGGCGCGGACCTCGTCGTCGTCGCGGGACGCAAGCGCTCGCCGACGGGCAAGGCACTGTTCGGGAGTGTCACCCAGTCCGTGATCCTGAACGCCGACCGACCGGTGATGGTCGCCGGCGACACCGACGACTAGTACACGTCGTCGAAGCGGTCGGCGTAGTCCGCCGGCGACTTGCGACCGGTGATGGTCTCGACGAGGTAGCTGTCACGGAAACAACAGACCGCGGGCGCGGAGTCGACGTCGAACGTCCGACGGAAGTCGGGGACTGCCTCGCCGTCGACGCCGGCCACGGCGACGTGATCCGGGAGCGCCGCGAAGATCTCGTCGAGGTCCCCTTTCAACGCCTCACAGGGTGCGCAGTCGTGTCGCCACACCGTGATGACGGCGTCGGAGGCGTCGTCGAAGAAGGGCTCCCACTCGCCCTCGTCGAGCTCCTCGATCTCCTCGGGGACGGGCGATCCCGTCGATATCTGGGCGGCCAGCGCCGCCATGACCGCCAGTCGCCCGTCGCCGACGTCGTCGAGGAGGGACCGAAGCGAGAGGAACGCGATCAGTTCCTCGCGAGTGACTTCACCGCTCTCGAGGCGCGCCTCCGCGGTCGCCTCGTCGACGTCGAAGAGGTCGGTCACCGTCTCGACGACCACCGTTTCGTCGGCGTCGGCGTAGGTGTCGCGGTAGATCCGACGGGTCGACTCGAACTCCTCGGTCGCGACGAGCGTTCCGTCCGAGCGCTCGTCGACGAGTCCAGCGTCGATCAGGTCGTCGAGTGCCGCCTCGGGGTCGGGTTGGGGGTCGGCGTCAGCGTTGGAATCGCTCATACACCGAGGTACCGTTCTCGAGTCTCTTCGTCCTCACGGAGTTCGTCGGCGCTCCCCTGGAAGACGGTCGCCCCCTGATCGACGACGTACGCCCGGTCGGCGATGTTGATCGCGGCCGCGGCGTTCTGCTCGACCAACAGGATCGTCACCCCCTGGTCGTTGATGCGCTCGATGGCCGACTCCACGTCCTCGACGATCTGTGGGGCGAGTCCCTCGTACGGTTCGTCCAACAGGAGGAGGTCGGTGCTCTGTTTGAGCGCGCGGGCGATGGCGAGCATCTGCTGTTCGCCACCCGAGAGCGTGCCGGCGATCTGTCCCTTTCGCTCTCGGAGTCTGGGGAAGTCGTCGTACACCTGGTCGGTGGACATCGACTGCCCGGTCGAGGTGAGTCGTCGCCGCCACGTGTTCGAGGCGTTGCGCGACACGTCGGCGATTTCGAGGTTCTCCGCGACGGTGAGGTTGGCGAACACCCGCCGCTCCTCGGGCACCAGCGAGATCCCCTGCATGGCGACGTCGTCCGCGGGCATGCCCGTGATGTCTTCGCCCTTGAACTGGACGGTGCCCTCCTCGATGGTCGGCGGTTTCGCCCCGGCGATCGACCGGAGTGTCGTCGTCTTACCCGCGCCGTTGCGGCCCAGTAGGGCACAGATTTCGCCCTCCTCGACCGTCAACGAGAGGTCGCGCAGGATGTGGCTCTCGCCGTAGTAGGCGTCGACCGAGTCGACGTCGAGCAGGCTCACAGGTCCACACCTCCGAGATAGGCCTCCTGAACCTCCGGATCGCCCCTGATCTCGTCGGGCGTCCCCTCGGCGATGACCCGGCCGCGGTTGAGGACGACGATCCGGTCGGAGACCCGGAAGACTATCTCCATGTCGTGTTCGATGAGGACGAACGTCAGCCCCAGTTCCCGCTTGACTTCCTCGATGAGGTCGACGGTCGACTCCGTCTCCTCGGGTGACATCCCCGCGGTGGGTTCGTCCATCAGGAGGAGGTCCGGTTCGGCCGCGAGCGCGATGCCGATCTCGAGCCGTCGCTTGTCGCCGTAGGGGAGGTCGGCGGCCGTCCGATCGGCCTGACCGAGCAGTCCAACGGCGTCGAGGGTGTCGGCGGCGAGTGCGTGGACGTCGGTGAGGCTGCCACGGTGTTCGAGAAACTTGAACCCGAACGACCCGTGTTCGGCGGCGAGCGCGGCGATCTCGGCGTTTTCTCGAACCGTGAGATCCGAGAAGATCGACGCCGTCTGGAACGACTTGCTGATGCCCATCTGGACCACCTCGTGGGGGTCGCGGTCGACGATCGACTCCCCCTTGAACCGAATGTCGCCCTCCGTCGGATCGAGTCGGCGTGTGATCAGGTTGACGAGCGTCGACTTCCCGGCCCCGTTCGGGCCGATGATCGAGACGCGTTCGTCCTCCTCGACGGTGAGATTCACGTCGTCGGTGGCGACGAGGCCGCCGAACTCCTTGACGAGCCCGTCGGTTTCGAGCAGCGTCACTGGTCGTCACCTCCCGTGACGTAGTCCCGGACGTCCCTGAAGAAGCCCCAGAGCCCCCGCGGGAACGTCCAGATGGTGACGACGAACACCAGTCCGAGTATCAGGTGCCAGAACGGGGCGATGGCGTCGATGGGGTGGCCGCCGCTGACGATGTTCTCGACGTAGAGGTAGACGCCGGCACCGACGATCGGGCCGAACAGCGATCCCGTGCCACCGAGGACGGTCATGATGACCACCTCGCCGCTCTCGGTCCAGTACAGCGACGAGAGCGGGACGTACGTCCCGTGGATGGTGAACAGGCTGCCGGCGATGCCGGCGAACAGGCCGGAGAGGATGAACGACATCAGTTTGTACCGCCAGACGTTGAGACCCACGAACTCGGCGCGCTGTTCGTTCTCGCGGATGGCACGGAACACCATGCCGTATGGCGAGTGGAGGATGCGGTAGGCCAGCGCGATACAGAGGAGCGTCAGGACCGCGACGAAGGCGTACAGGGAGGTTCCGAGCAGGAGGCCGAGCACGGAGGGAAGCTCTTCCTCCAGTGGAATCGCCCGGCTGTGTTGAATCGCTGTAAGGCGTAAAGATTCACTGTTTGACGAAGCGCTTGATGTTATAGACGACACACATCAGCGCGATTTCTCGGAACTCACGAAACCATGACCGCGCTCGCACGGCGAAGCCGAGCGAGCGCTTCACAGCAGAGTTCACGGTTTCGGTCATAGAGCGCTGATTGTAGCGGTTATCGTCGATTCTGGCGTTGTGTGCGTGGTCGTACGGAGCGAAGATGCGGTGCTTGATCAGTGGTCTGATGCCGAGATCGCGTAATCCTTCACGAAGCGATTGCTTGTCATAGCCTTTATCGGCGGCAAGAGACCGCAGATCGCCCGCGTTCCGGCGGGCGATCTGCTCAGCAAGGTCTGCGTCGCTTCCTTTTCGATTCGTTGAGCAGTGAACGTCAAGAACGGCTTGAGACGCTGTATCGACGAGTTTCGTGACTTTGAGCTTTTGAACGCGGTAGCTGATTCGCTGGCAGTAGTGGCGGCTGGCTGGTGAGCGGTCGTAAAACGTGGCGTCGATCGCGGCGTGTTCAGAGAGTTCGTGCAGCTGCGCCGACTGGCGCAGCAGCACTCGACAGATGCTCATGCTGATCCGGTCGAACGCCTTACACAACGTGGACGGCGCGGGGAGATCGGCCGCGTTGAGGCCGATCTCTCCGGTTATTTGTGGCATTTCTTTGAGCAGGTCGATCGTCATGCGGTACGACGAATCGAGGTAAATCCGCAGACAGTGAAGGGAAACGAGTGCATAGTCGGCGAATCCGCCGCCACCTTCCGGGGCGGCGGATTCGCCTCCATCGCCAGTAACTCTTTGAGCAACCGGTACAACCTCCCCGATGAAGCGGGAGATTTGCGTCATAGACAACCGCACTCTCTCGCTTCAACTCCTTTGATTTAGCGGCCTACCTCGCTGCTGTATGGCGATTCAACACAGCCAATCGCCCCGAACAGGTGGGCGGTTTCGACGCCCGTGAACCCGTTCTCGCCGCCGGTGATGAACGCGAGCGGCGAGGAGGACATGTAGAACAGCATCTGGGCAAAGGCGAGGGTGAGAATGGCGAAGTAGATCCCGCCGCGGCG includes the following:
- a CDS encoding cbb3-type cytochrome c oxidase subunit I, whose amino-acid sequence is MGLFLVIIAAWLAQIEDWRSYTPLGSGGATGESGYVSKEKPAGISRWLTTVDHKDIGLLYGAYGVIAFVVGGLMIMLMRIELLDPGMTLLSNSFYNSLLTSHGITMLFLFGTPIIAAFANYLVPLLIGADDMAFPRINAIAFWLLPPGALLIWAGFFPLGDIVPAQTAWTLYTPLSAGVGAGSQANAGVDLMILGLHLTGVSATMGSINFIATILTERGDKVTWANLDIFSWTILTQSGLILFAFPLLGSALIMLLLDRNLGTTFFAIEAGGTMLWQHLFWFFGHPEVYILVIPPMGIVSYVLPRFSGRRLFGFKFVVYSTLAIGVLSFGVWAHHMFATGMDPRLRASFMAVSMAIAIPSAVKTFNWITTLWNGKIRLTTPMLFCVGFVSNFILGGVTGVFLASIPVDLVLHDTYYVVGHFHYVVMGAIAFAGFAGLYYWFPMFTGRMYQRRLGKIHFWTWMIGSNITFLAMIVLGYGGMPRRYATYLPQFATFHQVATLGAVLMFIGGLVWTYNFVVSWLEGPKVQDGDPWNLRDDGMYTNEWQWFENQQETALADGGDEEEAVTDGGTTEAKAEAED
- a CDS encoding DUF7520 family protein, whose amino-acid sequence is MPETQTPLNGRRFVLFLYAAIVLIAGALGFILGEVVDMGAAPRLFFLVPLPPTGVGFAVYGVGTVAVALGLPLSLVAVVSRRDDG
- a CDS encoding IS5 family transposase; translation: MTQISRFIGEVVPVAQRVTGDGGESAAPEGGGGFADYALVSLHCLRIYLDSSYRMTIDLLKEMPQITGEIGLNAADLPAPSTLCKAFDRISMSICRVLLRQSAQLHELSEHAAIDATFYDRSPASRHYCQRISYRVQKLKVTKLVDTASQAVLDVHCSTNRKGSDADLAEQIARRNAGDLRSLAADKGYDKQSLREGLRDLGIRPLIKHRIFAPYDHAHNARIDDNRYNQRSMTETVNSAVKRSLGFAVRARSWFREFREIALMCVVYNIKRFVKQ
- a CDS encoding ABC transporter ATP-binding protein, producing MTLLETDGLVKEFGGLVATDDVNLTVEEDERVSIIGPNGAGKSTLVNLITRRLDPTEGDIRFKGESIVDRDPHEVVQMGISKSFQTASIFSDLTVRENAEIAALAAEHGSFGFKFLEHRGSLTDVHALAADTLDAVGLLGQADRTAADLPYGDKRRLEIGIALAAEPDLLLMDEPTAGMSPEETESTVDLIEEVKRELGLTFVLIEHDMEIVFRVSDRIVVLNRGRVIAEGTPDEIRGDPEVQEAYLGGVDL
- a CDS encoding thioredoxin family protein: MSDSNADADPQPDPEAALDDLIDAGLVDERSDGTLVATEEFESTRRIYRDTYADADETVVVETVTDLFDVDEATAEARLESGEVTREELIAFLSLRSLLDDVGDGRLAVMAALAAQISTGSPVPEEIEELDEGEWEPFFDDASDAVITVWRHDCAPCEALKGDLDEIFAALPDHVAVAGVDGEAVPDFRRTFDVDSAPAVCCFRDSYLVETITGRKSPADYADRFDDVY
- a CDS encoding universal stress protein → MYHVVIGVDDNEQRAVACARAAADLPGDVSDKRVTIIHSFTDNPTGASATQIGSVREAMELLEERGVDVKVTESSGDPADQILDVAESEGADLVVVAGRKRSPTGKALFGSVTQSVILNADRPVMVAGDTDD
- a CDS encoding ABC transporter ATP-binding protein is translated as MSLLDVDSVDAYYGESHILRDLSLTVEEGEICALLGRNGAGKTTTLRSIAGAKPPTIEEGTVQFKGEDITGMPADDVAMQGISLVPEERRVFANLTVAENLEIADVSRNASNTWRRRLTSTGQSMSTDQVYDDFPRLRERKGQIAGTLSGGEQQMLAIARALKQSTDLLLLDEPYEGLAPQIVEDVESAIERINDQGVTILLVEQNAAAAINIADRAYVVDQGATVFQGSADELREDEETRERYLGV